In the Streptomyces spororaveus genome, GGTGAAGGTGAGCGCGTGGCGGACCACGCCGTCACCGCGCCGCGGAGCGACCTGGAGGCTGCCCGGGGCCCGGTCCGCGGCGCCCGGCGAGGCGGTGGCGGAGGCGGCGACGGAGCCGGCGGAGGGCGGGCCGGTGAGGGAGGGTGAGCCGTGGCCCGGTCCCTTGCCGGTCTCCCGCAGCACGCTGAAGCGCAGCGAGCGGGTGTCCCGTACGCAGCCGTGGAGCGGCTGCACCGACGCGACGTGTTCCTCGCTGTTGACCCAGGCCAAGAACCGCGGTGCGCTCTCCCACTCGCTGGTGATGAGCCACTGCGACGGATTCTCGATCGACTGGCACAACTCGTCGCTGATGTGTCCGGGGACGGAGGACACCTGTTCGCGGAGATGTTCGTACACCTCCAGGAACTGATTCTGCGCACCGTCGTACAGATCCAGCAGCAGCACGACCCGAAGCCTCGAGCCGTCGAAGGCGGACTGGGATATCCGTTCCGACAAGGTTGTCATCGTTCACACTCCTTCGAGACCACACGGTCGCCACGGGCGGCGCCACCCGAACCGATCGTTGTCCCGTAATCCCTGCGGCGCGAGAGGAGAGAACCAAGCGGGTGAACGGGCGAGGGAACCGGCCTCGTACAGGGCATGGAAGAGCCATGAAGGAAAACGTCGACCACCACGTCCCGGTCCTCATCGTGGGCGGCTCGCTGGTGGGTCTGTGCACCTCGCTCTTCCTCGGCCGGCACGGCATCGAACACATGCTGGTCGAGAAGCACGCGGGTACCTCGATGCACCCACGCGGACGCGGTATCAACGTACGGACGATGGAGCTGTTCCGGGTCGCCCGTGTCGAGGACCGGATCCGTGAGGCCGCCTCGGTCCTGGCGGACAACCACGGCATCCTGCAGGGTGGCTCGCTGACCGGTGACGACCAGGAGTGGCTCTTCGAGGAGATCGACCCGGGCGGCGCGCTCGCGCGCTTCAGTCCGGCGGCCTGGTGTCTGTGCAGCCAGAACGACATCGAGCCGGTCCTGATGTCCGTTACCCCCACGCTGGGGGCCGACCTGCGGTTCTCCACCGAACTCCTCTCCTTCGACCAGGATCCGGGCGGGGTCACCGCGATCGTGAAGAACCGGGAGACCGGCGAACACAGCACGGTGCGGGCGGACTACCTCGTCGCCGCCGACGGGCCGCGCAGCCCCGTGCGGGAGGCGCTCCGGATCGGCCAGAGCGGCTCCGGGGACCTGTTCCACAACGTGAGCATCACCTTCCGGTCGCGGATGCTGGCCCATGTGGTCGGCGACCGGCGTTTCATCGTGTGCTACCTGACCAAGCCCGACGCCGACGGGGCCCTGCTGCCGGTCGACAACGGCGAGCGGTGGGTCTTCCACGCGCCCTGGCACCCGGATCGGGGGGAGACCCTGGAGGACTTCACCGACGAGCGCTGCGTGGAGCACATCCGCCGGGCCGTCGGCTCCCCCGACCTGGACGTCGAGGTCACCGGGAAGGCCCCGTGGCACGCCGCCGAGCGGGTCGCCGAGCGGTATGCGGTCGGCCGGGTCTTCCTGGCCGGTGACTCCGCCCACGAGATGTCCCCCACCGGGGCGTTCGGCTCGAACACCGGCATCCAGGACGCGCACAACATCGCCTGGAAGCTCGCCGCGGTGCTGAACGGTTCGGCCGGGCCGGGGCTGCTGCAGACCTACGAGGCCGAGCGGCTGCCGGTGGCCCGCGCGACGAGCGAGCGCGCCTCGGCGCGTTCGGCCGAGCACAGCCACCCGGGATACGAGCCCGACCCCGAGCCCATGTCCGCCGCCGGGGCCGCGCCCGGGGCCGAGCCCGACCCGGCCCCGCCCGGTGGCGCCGGCCGGCAGGGCGGGGTCCTCTCCGTGGCCATGGGCTACCGCTACAACCGGGGCGCGGTCCTGGGAGCCGACCCGGACCGACCCGTCGTACCCGAACGGATGCGGCTCTGCGGCGATCCGGGCAGCCGCGCACCGCACATGTGGCTCTGCGGTCCGGGGGATCCGGAACCGAAGTCCACGGTGGACCTCTACGAGCGCTCTTTCGTCCTGCTGTGTTCCGAGGACGCGCCGTGGCGTGCCGCGGGGCGGTCCGTCGCCGAGCAGCTGGGCCTGCCGCTGGACGTGTACGCGATCGGCACGGGGCCGGAGGCGGACCTGATCCCGGCGAACGGCGGTGACTGGACCGAGGTGCACGGCACGACCCCGGAGGGTGCGGTCCTCGTCCGCCCGGACGGGTTCGTGGCCTGGCGCTCGCCGCAGGCGGTGGCGGATCCGGAAGCGGTCCTCCACGAGGTCCTGACCACGCTGCTGGACCGGTCCTGAGCCGACCGGTCCCGTCGTCGCCGTTCCGCCTGCCGCGGGCACGAAGGGCGCCGTCCGGTGGAGCGATCCACGGGACGGCGCCCTTCACCTGGCGACGACGGCGGACCGGGTCATCCCGTCACCGGGTCATCGCGTCACCGGGTCATCGTGCCGTTTTCGAGCCGAGGCCCCCGGGAGTCCTCGGCACCCAGTCGAGGGTCGCCGAGGCCTGCTTCGGATCCGGCTCGCGCATGGTCACGCGCCAGCCGTCCTCCCCGGTGCGTCCGGTGAGGCGGACCACGAACGACTTGGTCTGGCCCGTGTCGTGGAAGTACACGACGACGAGCTGCCGCACGGACCCCTCGTCGTAGAACTCCGCGGTCACCTTCCCCTTGGCGCCCTCGTGGAAGGCCCGGATCCAGTTCCGGGCGGTCCGCTCCACGTCCCCCTTCGCGTCGTCGGGGTCGGCGGCGAGGGCCTCCACCCCGTCGGTCTTGCCGTCGGCGAGCCGCCAGATCAGCTGCTGGGTGATCCGGAGGGACGCGGAGGTGGGGTACCCGACCACGCCGAGCGGCTCGTGGTTCGCGTAGTCGGTCGCGTACCGCAGCTCCTCCTCGTCGGCGGCGCACGCGGTGAGAGTGCCCCAGGCCAGCACCGACACCAGGCCGGCGCGTACGAGGAGGGCGGCCCTCGGGCGGGCGCTCATCGCACGACCTTCGAACCGAGCTCGCCCGGCGTCTTCGGTATCCAGGGCTCCACGGCGGTGGCTTCGGCGGGGCCCGGCTCGGCCATCCCCACCCGCCAGACCTCCTTGCCGTCCAGCATCACGGCCCGGACGTAGAGCTCCTTGATCTGGCCGGTTTCATGCAGGTAGAGCACGACGGTCTGCCGGTACGACCCCTCGTCGTAGAACTCCGCGGTGACCTTCCCGCCGGCGCCCTTGCGGAACGCGGCGACCCAGTTCTCGGCGGTCTTCTCGGGGATGTCCTCGCCCTGTTTGTCGGACACCAGTGACGCCAGCCTGTCGACGTCGCCGTCGGCGATCCGCCACACCACCTCCTGGGCGATGCCCAGCGATCCGGTGGAGGGGTACCCGACGACGGAGAGCGGCTGGTGGCTGCTGTAGTCCCCGGTGTAGTTCATGCCTTCGGTGTCTTGCTCCGCCGAGCAGGCGGTCAGCGAGCAGAGTGCCAGGGCGCAGACGAGTGCGGCGCGCGGGACCGGTACAGCCATACTTCCTCGGTCTTCCGGTGGTCATCGAGCGATCTCGATGCAGGGAGCTGCAACGTACTGCTCTGACCGGGCAGTTTGATCCGGTAAACGGACAAGCCGGACACAACTCGCGCCTCAGTGATGCAATTCACTCAATGGCCGGATTTCGCCCCCGTGCGTCTCGCCCCGCCATCCGGAATGCGGACAACTCCGCGCGCCACCGGGCGTCGCCGTCTACTCTGGCCGGGCAGCTGGTTCGCCCCGTCCGCCAGGCGGGATGCGTCGTAAGAGGGAACCCGGTGGGAATCCGGGACTGCCCCGCAGCGGTGAGCGGGAACGACCGCCGTCATACGCACTGGGCCCGGCCGGGTCTGGGAAGCGACGGCCAGTAGGAGTCTCGTACGGCATCCGTACGACGGGACGCGCCCGCGAGTCCGAAGACCTGCCCGTTGCCCGTGCGCGGCCGATCGCGCACGGAAATCCCGGTGACCTCGTGGGCGGGTCGGCGACACATCAGGCGGACGACCGCGAGCACGTGCAGCCGCACGCGCCCGTACCCGGTCGGGATCCGCCCGGTTCGTCATCCCTTCGCGCCCTCGGCCCCTCACCGGGTCCACAGGAGAACGCTCGCGAAGGAGAGTTCCGTGACCAGCACGACCCCCGCCGCCGGCCGGCCCACCGTGGCCACCGTGTACGGCTACCCCCGCCAGGGCCAGAACCGCGAACTGAAGAAGGCCGTCGAGGGCTACTGGAAGGGCCGCCGCACCGCCGACGCCCTCCGGGAAACCGCCCGCGACCTGCGCCGGACCAACTGGCAGCAGCTGGCCGACGCCGGTATCACCGAGGTGCCGACCGGTGACTTCTCGTACTACGACCATGTGCTGGACACCAGCGTGATGGTCGGCGCCGTCCCCGAGCGGCACCGCGCCGCCGTCGCGGCCGACCCCCTCGACGGGTACTTCGCGATGGCCCGCGGCACCCAGGACGTGGCGCCGCTGGAGATGACCAAGTGGTTCGACACCAACTACCACTACCTGGTGCCGGAACTCGGCCCGGACACGGTCTTCACCGCCGACTCGACCCGGCAGGTCGCCGAGCTGACGGAGGCACTCCGGCTGGGGCACACCGCCCGCCCGGTCCTGGTCGGGCCCGTCACCTACCTGCTGCTGGCCAAGCCCGCCCCGGGCGTGGCCGCCGGCTTCCACCCGCTGGCGCTGCTCGACCGGCTGCTGCCCGTCTACGCCCGGGTCCTGGCCGACCTGCGCGCAGCCGGAGCCGAGTGGGTGCAACTGGACGAGCCCGCCCTGGTACAGGACCGGACCCCGGCCGAGCTGAGCGCCACCGCCCGCGCGTACCGGGAGCTCGGCGGATCGGGCGACCGCCCCAAGTTGCTCGTCGCCTCCTACTTCGACCGGCTCGGCGAGGCCCTGCCCGTCCTGGCCAAGGCGCCCGTCGACGGGCTCGCCCTGGACTTCACCGGGGCCGCGGCCGCACACCTCGCCGACCTCGCCGCCGTCGGGGGCCTGCCCGGCAAGCGCCTGGTCGCCGGTGTCGTGAGCGGCCGCAACATCTGGATCAACGACCACGAGAAGTCCCTCACCACCCTCGGCACCCTCCTGGGACTCGCCGACCAGGTGGACGTGGCCGCCTCCTGCTCCCTGCTCCACGTTCCGCTGGACGCCACCGCCGAACGGGACATCGACCCGCAGGTCCGGCGCTGGCTCGCCTTCGCCCGTCAGAAGACCGCGGAGGTCGCCACGCTCGCCCGGGGCCTGGCCCGGGGCACGGACGCCATCGCCGCCGAACTCGCCGCCAACCGGGCCGACCTGGCCTCCCGCGCCGGATCCGCCCTCACCCACGACCCCGCGGTCCGGGCCCGCACCGCCGCCGTCACCGACGCGGACGGGCGTCGCCCCCAGCCGTACGCCGAGCGGACCGCCGCCCAGCGGGCGCACCTGGGCCTCCCGGCGCTGCCGACGACCACGATCGGATCGTTCCCGCAGACCGACGAACTGCGCACGGCCCGCGCCGACCTGCGCGCCGGACGCATCGACACCGCCGGCTACGAGGACCGCATCCGGGCCGAGATCCGGGAGGTCCTGGCCTTCCAGGAGAAGGCCGGCATTGATGTCCTGGTGCACGGCGAGCCCGAACGCAACGACATGGTCCAGTACTTCG is a window encoding:
- a CDS encoding FAD-dependent oxidoreductase is translated as MKENVDHHVPVLIVGGSLVGLCTSLFLGRHGIEHMLVEKHAGTSMHPRGRGINVRTMELFRVARVEDRIREAASVLADNHGILQGGSLTGDDQEWLFEEIDPGGALARFSPAAWCLCSQNDIEPVLMSVTPTLGADLRFSTELLSFDQDPGGVTAIVKNRETGEHSTVRADYLVAADGPRSPVREALRIGQSGSGDLFHNVSITFRSRMLAHVVGDRRFIVCYLTKPDADGALLPVDNGERWVFHAPWHPDRGETLEDFTDERCVEHIRRAVGSPDLDVEVTGKAPWHAAERVAERYAVGRVFLAGDSAHEMSPTGAFGSNTGIQDAHNIAWKLAAVLNGSAGPGLLQTYEAERLPVARATSERASARSAEHSHPGYEPDPEPMSAAGAAPGAEPDPAPPGGAGRQGGVLSVAMGYRYNRGAVLGADPDRPVVPERMRLCGDPGSRAPHMWLCGPGDPEPKSTVDLYERSFVLLCSEDAPWRAAGRSVAEQLGLPLDVYAIGTGPEADLIPANGGDWTEVHGTTPEGAVLVRPDGFVAWRSPQAVADPEAVLHEVLTTLLDRS
- the metE gene encoding 5-methyltetrahydropteroyltriglutamate--homocysteine S-methyltransferase; the encoded protein is MTSTTPAAGRPTVATVYGYPRQGQNRELKKAVEGYWKGRRTADALRETARDLRRTNWQQLADAGITEVPTGDFSYYDHVLDTSVMVGAVPERHRAAVAADPLDGYFAMARGTQDVAPLEMTKWFDTNYHYLVPELGPDTVFTADSTRQVAELTEALRLGHTARPVLVGPVTYLLLAKPAPGVAAGFHPLALLDRLLPVYARVLADLRAAGAEWVQLDEPALVQDRTPAELSATARAYRELGGSGDRPKLLVASYFDRLGEALPVLAKAPVDGLALDFTGAAAAHLADLAAVGGLPGKRLVAGVVSGRNIWINDHEKSLTTLGTLLGLADQVDVAASCSLLHVPLDATAERDIDPQVRRWLAFARQKTAEVATLARGLARGTDAIAAELAANRADLASRAGSALTHDPAVRARTAAVTDADGRRPQPYAERTAAQRAHLGLPALPTTTIGSFPQTDELRTARADLRAGRIDTAGYEDRIRAEIREVLAFQEKAGIDVLVHGEPERNDMVQYFAERLTGYLATQHGWVQSYGTRYVRPPVLAGDISRPDPMTVRWTTYAQSQTSRPVKGMLTGPVTMLAWSFVRDDQPLADTARQVALALRDEVGDLEAAGTPVIQVDEPALRETLPLRAADHAAYLAWATESFRLTTGGVRPDTQIHTHMCYAEFGDIVEAIEDLDADVISLEAARSHMQVAGELSGAGYPREVGPGVWDIHSPRIPSVAEAAALLRKGLAAIPAERLWVNPDCGLKTRGWQETRASLENLVEAARQVRAEV